A stretch of Myxococcus hansupus DNA encodes these proteins:
- a CDS encoding isovaleryl-CoA dehydrogenase: MTERNAIAAGFLTHEVTNQPPPLVYDAWKTDTVLREAVAREGGGWAEAELAKYGILAGGEMQQLAFLANENKPKFRPFDRYGNRRDEVEFHPAYHRLMELGMAHGVSGFAWRNEDKPGAHVARMALFYLHNQADQGTSCPLTMTYASVPALRHQPELALEWLPRVSSAAYDSRFIPAAQKSGATLGMGMTEKQGGSDVRTNTTKAHRLGEGRGPGQPYALVGHKWFFSAPMSDAFLVLANAEGGLSCFLMPRFTPDGELNAIRVQRLKDKLGDWSNASSEVELHGAYAVMVGPEGRGVPTILEMVALTRQDCMIGSSGQMRQALVQAIHHTRHRVTFGKKLIDQPLMRNVLADLSLELEAHVALTARVSRAVDATPRDEKEAAFCRIATAVGKYWVCKRTPVFVNEAQECLGGAGYVEETNLPRLYRQAPLNSIWEGSGNIQCLDVLRAASREPASREALFAELLAAQGGHRAYDEATARLGKELANTDSLEARARSLVEGLALALQASLLIRAGNTAVSDAFCESRLGGAHGQTFGTLPAHAPMQVLIDRAFSEETP, encoded by the coding sequence ATGACTGAACGCAATGCCATCGCCGCCGGCTTCCTCACGCACGAGGTCACGAACCAACCTCCGCCGTTGGTGTACGACGCGTGGAAGACGGACACCGTGCTCCGCGAGGCCGTGGCCCGCGAGGGCGGCGGTTGGGCGGAGGCCGAGCTGGCGAAGTACGGCATCCTGGCGGGCGGCGAGATGCAGCAGTTGGCGTTCCTCGCCAATGAGAACAAGCCGAAGTTCCGGCCCTTCGACCGCTATGGCAACCGCCGCGACGAGGTGGAGTTCCATCCCGCGTACCACCGGCTGATGGAGCTGGGCATGGCCCACGGCGTGTCCGGCTTCGCCTGGCGCAACGAGGACAAGCCCGGCGCCCACGTGGCGCGCATGGCGCTCTTCTACCTGCACAACCAGGCGGACCAGGGCACGAGCTGTCCGCTCACGATGACGTACGCCTCGGTGCCCGCGCTGCGTCACCAGCCGGAGCTGGCGCTGGAGTGGCTGCCGCGCGTCAGTTCCGCGGCCTACGACAGCCGCTTCATCCCCGCCGCGCAGAAGTCCGGCGCCACGCTGGGCATGGGCATGACGGAGAAGCAGGGCGGCTCCGACGTGCGCACCAACACCACCAAGGCGCACCGTCTGGGTGAAGGCCGGGGTCCGGGGCAGCCCTACGCGCTGGTGGGCCACAAGTGGTTCTTCTCCGCGCCCATGAGCGACGCCTTCCTGGTGCTGGCGAACGCCGAGGGCGGGCTGTCGTGCTTCCTGATGCCGCGCTTCACGCCGGACGGCGAGCTCAACGCCATCCGTGTGCAGCGACTGAAGGACAAGCTGGGCGACTGGAGCAACGCCAGCTCCGAGGTGGAGCTGCACGGCGCCTACGCGGTGATGGTGGGCCCGGAGGGGCGCGGTGTCCCCACCATCCTGGAGATGGTCGCGCTGACGCGGCAGGACTGCATGATTGGCTCCAGCGGGCAGATGCGGCAGGCGCTGGTGCAGGCCATCCACCACACGCGGCACCGCGTGACGTTTGGAAAGAAGCTCATCGACCAGCCGCTGATGCGCAACGTGCTGGCGGACCTGTCGCTGGAGCTGGAGGCCCATGTCGCGCTCACCGCGCGCGTCTCCCGCGCCGTGGACGCGACGCCTCGGGACGAGAAGGAGGCCGCGTTCTGCCGCATCGCCACGGCGGTGGGGAAGTATTGGGTGTGCAAGCGCACGCCGGTCTTCGTCAACGAGGCGCAGGAGTGCCTGGGCGGCGCGGGCTACGTGGAGGAGACCAACCTGCCGCGCCTCTACCGTCAGGCCCCGCTCAACTCCATCTGGGAGGGCAGCGGCAACATCCAGTGCCTGGACGTGCTGCGCGCGGCGTCGCGTGAGCCGGCCAGCCGGGAGGCGCTCTTCGCCGAGCTGCTCGCCGCACAGGGCGGGCACCGCGCTTACGACGAGGCCACCGCGCGGTTGGGCAAGGAGTTGGCCAACACGGACTCGCTGGAGGCGCGCGCGCGCTCGTTGGTGGAGGGATTGGCGCTGGCGCTTCAGGCGTCGCTGCTGATTCGCGCGGGGAACACCGCCGTGTCGGATGCCTTCTGCGAGTCGCGCCTGGGCGGCGCGCATGGCCAGACGTTTGGCACGCTGCCGGCGCACGCGCCGATGCAGGTGCTCATCGACCGCGCCTTCTCCGAAGAGACGCCGTGA
- a CDS encoding SDR family oxidoreductase, translated as MSNLHGKTLFISGASRGIGKAIALRAARDGANIIIAAKTTEPHPKLPGTIYTAAEEIEKAGGKALPCVVDIRDEQQIAAAVAKAVETFGGIDILVNNASAISLTGTLETPMKRFDLMHGINTRGTYACSQACIPYLKKASNPHILNNSPPLNMEARWFAPHVAYTMAKFGMSMCVLGMAEELRSDGIAVNAIWPRTVIATAAVQNLLGGDETIRGCRTSEIMADAAYAILTKPSREFTGNFCIDEEVLRGVGVTDFDKYQLVPGAELLPDYFI; from the coding sequence ATGTCCAATCTCCACGGAAAGACGCTGTTCATCTCCGGTGCCAGCCGTGGCATCGGCAAGGCCATTGCCCTTCGCGCCGCGCGGGATGGCGCGAACATCATCATCGCCGCCAAGACGACGGAGCCGCACCCCAAGCTCCCCGGCACCATCTACACGGCCGCCGAGGAAATCGAGAAGGCGGGCGGCAAGGCGCTGCCCTGTGTCGTCGACATCCGGGACGAGCAGCAGATCGCCGCCGCCGTGGCGAAGGCCGTGGAGACCTTTGGCGGCATCGACATCCTGGTGAACAACGCCAGCGCCATCAGCCTCACGGGCACGCTCGAGACGCCGATGAAGCGCTTCGACCTGATGCACGGCATCAACACGCGCGGCACGTATGCGTGTTCGCAGGCGTGCATCCCGTACCTGAAGAAGGCCAGCAACCCGCACATCCTCAACAACTCGCCGCCGCTCAACATGGAGGCGCGCTGGTTCGCGCCCCACGTCGCGTACACCATGGCGAAGTTCGGCATGAGCATGTGCGTGCTGGGCATGGCGGAGGAGCTGCGCTCGGACGGCATCGCGGTGAACGCCATCTGGCCGCGCACCGTCATCGCCACCGCGGCGGTGCAGAACCTGCTGGGCGGTGATGAGACCATCCGTGGCTGCCGGACGTCGGAAATCATGGCGGACGCGGCCTACGCCATCCTCACCAAGCCCAGCCGCGAGTTCACCGGCAACTTCTGCATCGACGAGGAAGTGCTGCGCGGCGTGGGCGTGACGGACTTCGACAAGTACCAGTTGGTGCCCGGCGCGGAGCTGCTCCCCGACTACTTCATCTGA